The following coding sequences are from one Streptomyces venezuelae window:
- a CDS encoding VCBS repeat-containing protein, translating into MRRRMSGAGLVAIVAAVFVVTGGPGAQGQQATAAAACTGGTATDFNGDGVTDTVVADPNATVSEAVRAGLVRVVLGGGKGVFEISQATSGMSANPERGDQFGASRAAYDADGDGCTDLVVGAPFEDVTKDGDDLHDAGAVYVIHGTPSGIGAGSPIESYTQAQFDPDTVTEEYDRFGFALQAGTTSTGAPYLVIGAPGENITKDGKDFADAGCIHYMQGKDTSTANEGDPGVPGAVEAHDRFGYSLTGTNRYFAVGSPGETIGADAMFAGAVTVFNHTLSGGAPKALVGLDQGASGEGLDGTAEANDQFGTSIDMTNFRPADQTYNSDALLAIGTPGEAVGEVTNSGAATVVRIKPSGAYTEVAAIDATGDGVEGYPAKGGFFGQRVAIANTDASVVSSDATIRMAVGAPGHDAKDAEDSGAVHILRPMDTSIGANDKVVSRAPNGSVLPGTAAARDFTGISLTAGADNLYVGVPYSKAADTPKGVLYIVPWTDIAGSTTAGTTILKPGKGGIPDAGTSFGVVG; encoded by the coding sequence ATGCGTAGACGCATGAGCGGGGCCGGGCTGGTGGCGATCGTGGCCGCAGTCTTTGTGGTGACCGGCGGGCCGGGCGCGCAGGGGCAGCAGGCCACGGCGGCTGCCGCGTGCACCGGGGGAACCGCGACAGACTTCAACGGCGACGGCGTCACGGACACCGTCGTGGCCGATCCGAACGCGACCGTGTCGGAAGCCGTGCGAGCCGGCCTCGTCCGCGTGGTGCTCGGTGGCGGCAAGGGCGTCTTCGAGATCTCGCAGGCGACCAGTGGGATGAGCGCGAATCCGGAGCGGGGGGACCAGTTCGGGGCCTCGCGCGCGGCCTACGACGCCGATGGCGACGGGTGTACCGATCTCGTGGTCGGCGCGCCCTTCGAGGACGTGACGAAGGACGGGGACGATCTGCACGATGCCGGTGCCGTCTACGTCATCCACGGCACCCCCTCCGGCATCGGTGCCGGCTCGCCGATCGAGAGCTACACCCAGGCCCAGTTCGACCCGGACACCGTGACGGAGGAGTACGACCGCTTCGGCTTCGCCCTCCAGGCAGGCACCACGTCGACTGGTGCTCCCTACCTGGTCATCGGCGCGCCCGGAGAGAACATCACCAAAGATGGCAAGGACTTCGCGGACGCGGGCTGCATCCACTACATGCAGGGCAAGGACACGTCCACCGCGAACGAGGGAGACCCGGGCGTCCCTGGCGCCGTCGAGGCCCACGACCGCTTCGGTTACTCGTTGACGGGCACGAACCGCTACTTCGCGGTGGGTTCTCCGGGCGAGACCATCGGCGCCGACGCCATGTTCGCCGGGGCGGTCACGGTGTTCAACCACACCCTCTCGGGGGGTGCGCCCAAGGCCCTGGTCGGCCTCGACCAGGGTGCGTCGGGGGAGGGCCTGGACGGTACGGCTGAGGCGAACGACCAGTTCGGCACGTCGATCGACATGACGAACTTCCGTCCCGCCGACCAGACGTACAACTCTGACGCCCTGCTGGCGATCGGCACGCCGGGCGAGGCCGTCGGCGAGGTGACCAACTCCGGTGCGGCCACCGTCGTACGGATCAAGCCGTCCGGTGCCTACACCGAGGTGGCGGCGATCGACGCCACTGGGGACGGCGTCGAAGGCTATCCCGCCAAGGGCGGCTTCTTCGGCCAGCGCGTGGCCATCGCCAACACGGACGCCTCGGTGGTGAGCAGCGACGCCACCATCCGTATGGCGGTGGGTGCTCCCGGCCACGACGCCAAGGACGCCGAGGATTCGGGAGCCGTGCACATACTGCGGCCCATGGACACCTCGATCGGCGCGAACGACAAGGTCGTCTCGCGGGCGCCGAACGGAAGCGTCCTGCCCGGCACGGCCGCGGCACGCGACTTCACCGGCATCAGCCTGACCGCGGGTGCCGACAACCTCTACGTCGGTGTGCCGTACAGCAAGGCAGCGGACACGCCCAAGGGCGTCCTCTACATCGTCCCGTGGACGGACATCGCCGGGTCGACCACCGCGGGGACCACGATCCTCAAGCCGGGCAAGGGCGGCATCCCCGACGCGGGGACATCCTTCGGCGTGGTCGGGTGA
- the dhaL gene encoding dihydroxyacetone kinase subunit DhaL, translating into MLDALFVRRWLVAAADAVDREAERLTELDSPIGDADHGSNLRRGFRAVAAVLEKEAPDTPGAVLMLAGRQLISTVGGASGPLYGTLLRRTGKDLGDAPEVDPARFAQALRTGVDAVAALGGAAPGDKTMLDALVPGIDALDNSPGSFGSFGAAREAALQGALATTPLQARKGRASYLGERSIGHQDPGATSSALLFAALAETADGIRGSREGSRD; encoded by the coding sequence GTGCTGGACGCCCTCTTCGTCCGCCGCTGGCTGGTGGCCGCCGCCGACGCCGTCGACCGTGAGGCGGAACGGCTCACGGAACTGGACTCGCCCATCGGCGACGCCGACCACGGCAGCAATCTGCGGCGCGGCTTCCGGGCCGTCGCCGCCGTCCTGGAGAAGGAGGCACCGGACACGCCCGGCGCCGTACTGATGCTCGCCGGGCGGCAGTTGATCTCGACGGTGGGCGGGGCCTCGGGTCCGTTGTACGGGACGCTCCTTCGCCGTACCGGCAAGGACCTCGGCGACGCTCCCGAGGTCGATCCGGCACGGTTCGCGCAAGCGCTGCGCACCGGCGTCGACGCGGTGGCCGCGCTCGGCGGTGCCGCGCCCGGCGACAAGACGATGCTGGACGCGCTCGTCCCCGGCATCGACGCGCTCGACAACTCCCCCGGCTCCTTCGGCTCCTTCGGCGCGGCGCGCGAGGCCGCGCTCCAAGGCGCCCTGGCCACGACTCCGCTGCAGGCGCGCAAGGGGCGCGCGAGCTACCTGGGTGAGCGGAGCATCGGGCACCAGGACCCTGGCGCCACGTCCTCGGCGCTGCTCTTCGCGGCCCTGGCGGAGACCGCGGACGGCATCCGCGGCTCGCGGGAGGGCAGCCGTGACTGA
- a CDS encoding PTS fructose transporter subunit IIA has translation MTDGPLVGIVLVSHSGAVAEAVAALAVALAGGGSTAPVAAAGGTADGGLGTSAELISTAAARVDGGAGVAVLADLGSAVLTVKALVAEGDELPDGTRLVDAPFVEGAVAAVVSASAGADLAAVEAAAAEAYACRKV, from the coding sequence GTGACTGACGGTCCGCTGGTGGGCATCGTCCTCGTGTCGCACAGCGGGGCCGTCGCCGAGGCGGTCGCGGCGCTCGCCGTCGCGCTCGCGGGCGGCGGCAGCACGGCGCCGGTCGCCGCCGCCGGGGGAACGGCGGACGGCGGTCTCGGCACGAGCGCGGAGCTGATCTCGACGGCGGCGGCACGCGTGGACGGCGGAGCCGGGGTCGCCGTCCTCGCCGACCTCGGCAGCGCGGTCCTGACCGTGAAGGCACTGGTCGCCGAGGGCGATGAACTGCCGGACGGCACACGTCTGGTGGACGCCCCGTTCGTCGAGGGCGCGGTGGCCGCGGTGGTCTCCGCGTCCGCGGGCGCCGACCTCGCGGCGGTCGAGGCGGCGGCAGCGGAGGCGTACGCCTGTCGGAAGGTGTGA
- a CDS encoding glycoside hydrolase family 75 protein — MRKKQTALVVAKAALLVPVCYTAAAHQALSEPDVKLPTAAAGATAEPVRAGAPPVGTASAGAPRAGAPPVGTASAGAPPVGTAGEGTVRAADLLAATRSCTQVSLGKYRTDDDAPEDIPVCATRDAVFWKADMDIDCDGREGKTCNPRTDPLFQPTTAYQQSDGRQLDAENLPYVVVPGASHRWNHTEHGVTGGTVAAVVHRDKVQYAVVGDTGPTDLIGEASYATARALGINPDPRKGGAGPDVTYILFKGSKAQPIESHRAAVARGDELARQLVARN, encoded by the coding sequence GTGCGCAAGAAACAGACGGCCTTGGTCGTCGCCAAAGCCGCTCTGCTCGTCCCCGTCTGTTACACCGCCGCGGCGCACCAGGCGCTGTCCGAACCGGACGTCAAGTTGCCCACCGCGGCGGCGGGCGCGACGGCCGAACCGGTCCGTGCGGGAGCGCCTCCTGTGGGAACGGCCAGTGCGGGAGCGCCCCGTGCGGGAGCGCCCCCTGTGGGAACGGCCAGTGCGGGAGCGCCCCCTGTGGGAACGGCCGGTGAGGGAACGGTCCGCGCCGCCGACCTGCTCGCCGCGACCCGGTCCTGCACGCAGGTATCCCTCGGCAAGTACCGCACGGACGACGATGCCCCCGAGGACATCCCCGTCTGCGCCACGCGCGACGCGGTCTTCTGGAAGGCCGACATGGACATCGACTGCGACGGCCGCGAGGGCAAGACCTGCAACCCCCGCACGGACCCCCTCTTCCAGCCCACCACCGCCTACCAGCAGTCCGACGGCCGCCAGCTGGACGCGGAGAACCTGCCCTACGTGGTCGTGCCCGGCGCGAGCCACCGCTGGAACCACACCGAGCACGGCGTCACGGGCGGCACCGTCGCCGCCGTCGTCCACCGGGACAAGGTCCAGTACGCCGTCGTCGGCGACACCGGCCCCACGGACCTCATCGGCGAGGCCTCGTACGCCACGGCCCGCGCGCTCGGCATCAACCCCGACCCGCGCAAGGGCGGCGCGGGCCCCGACGTCACGTACATCCTCTTCAAGGGCTCCAAGGCGCAGCCGATCGAGAGCCACCGGGCCGCGGTCGCCCGGGGCGACGAGCTGGCCCGGCAGCTGGTGGCACGCAACTGA
- a CDS encoding fibronectin type III domain-containing protein: MRRIPRPSGHPAPPALLTLMAVTAAALGGCAWGGGTEDTSAPAAPRGLTVQAGSSTTAHVMWNQATDDTEVTAYEVYRDAKRVKEVPGRESMVDVVGLEPSATYRFTVRARDAEGNVSEDSKQLTVTMPAATAADRKPPSRPERLKGEAEGSRAAMLSWSKSSDDNKVASYEIFQGGSKIHSVGGNQTATLVTGLRPGTDYTFTVKARDAADNFSPASSEVRVRTAPGKDSGRGTAPTGFRAGTHRADGAYYIDLAWTPPRTGGAVAEYQIQLDGRTATSLVFGGTAPTDKAEHSFYIGKKAGERHRVRIRPKLPDGTWGGYSPERTVTTG; the protein is encoded by the coding sequence GTGCGACGGATCCCCCGCCCGTCCGGCCATCCGGCCCCGCCGGCCCTGCTCACCCTCATGGCCGTGACCGCCGCCGCCCTGGGCGGGTGCGCGTGGGGCGGCGGCACCGAGGACACCAGTGCCCCGGCGGCGCCCCGCGGCCTCACCGTGCAGGCCGGCAGCTCCACCACCGCCCACGTCATGTGGAACCAGGCCACCGACGACACCGAAGTCACCGCCTACGAGGTGTACCGCGACGCCAAGAGGGTGAAGGAGGTGCCGGGGCGCGAGTCCATGGTGGACGTCGTCGGCCTCGAACCGTCCGCCACGTACCGCTTCACCGTCCGCGCCCGCGACGCCGAGGGGAACGTCAGCGAGGACAGCAAGCAGCTGACGGTCACGATGCCCGCCGCGACCGCCGCCGACCGCAAGCCCCCGTCCCGGCCGGAGCGGCTGAAGGGCGAGGCCGAGGGGAGCCGGGCGGCGATGCTCTCGTGGAGCAAGTCGTCGGACGACAACAAGGTGGCCTCGTACGAGATCTTCCAGGGGGGCTCGAAGATCCACAGCGTGGGCGGGAACCAGACCGCGACCCTCGTCACCGGCCTGCGGCCCGGCACCGACTACACCTTCACCGTCAAGGCGCGGGACGCCGCCGACAACTTCTCGCCCGCGAGCAGCGAGGTCCGCGTCAGGACCGCGCCGGGCAAGGACTCGGGGCGCGGCACCGCGCCGACGGGGTTCCGCGCGGGCACGCACCGCGCCGACGGGGCGTACTACATCGACCTGGCGTGGACCCCGCCGCGCACCGGCGGCGCCGTGGCGGAGTACCAGATCCAGCTGGACGGGCGCACCGCCACCTCGCTCGTCTTCGGTGGGACGGCGCCCACCGACAAGGCCGAGCACAGCTTCTACATCGGCAAGAAGGCCGGGGAGCGGCACCGGGTGCGCATCCGGCCGAAGCTGCCGGACGGGACCTGGGGCGGCTACTCCCCCGAACGGACCGTCACCACGGGCTGA
- a CDS encoding PadR family transcriptional regulator: MALRHAVLAALLDGEYSGYQLAKGFDIGVANFWHALPQQLYAELAKLETEGLVTGREIVQEGRPNKRLFRVTDEGLAEMERFAARAAKPSFIRDDLLVKVQAVDGVAAAPVIEQLTERAAVADAKIEVLEKLLVRLRGGADEDEFLRTGERVGPYLTCLRGLAFERESRDWCRRAAALLSERRDRRDQPVVTVRSGE; this comes from the coding sequence ATGGCTCTGCGGCACGCGGTGCTCGCGGCACTGCTGGACGGCGAGTACAGCGGATACCAGTTGGCGAAGGGTTTCGACATCGGCGTGGCCAACTTCTGGCACGCGCTTCCCCAGCAGCTCTACGCCGAGCTGGCCAAGCTGGAGACGGAGGGCCTGGTCACCGGGCGCGAGATCGTCCAGGAAGGGCGGCCCAACAAGCGGCTGTTCCGGGTCACCGACGAGGGCCTCGCGGAGATGGAGCGGTTCGCCGCGCGGGCCGCGAAGCCGTCCTTCATCCGCGACGACCTGCTCGTCAAGGTGCAGGCCGTCGACGGCGTCGCCGCCGCGCCCGTGATCGAGCAGCTCACGGAGAGGGCGGCGGTCGCCGACGCGAAGATCGAGGTCCTGGAGAAGCTCCTCGTGCGGCTGCGGGGCGGCGCCGACGAGGACGAGTTCCTGCGCACCGGCGAGCGCGTCGGACCCTATCTGACGTGCCTGCGCGGGCTCGCCTTCGAGCGCGAGTCCCGCGACTGGTGCCGGCGCGCGGCGGCCCTGCTGAGCGAACGCCGCGATCGCCGCGATCAGCCCGTGGTGACGGTCCGTTCGGGGGAGTAG
- a CDS encoding nuclear transport factor 2 family protein produces the protein MNRTATHPTAARFRALVEQGDLGALEELFTPDVRLYSPVKFTPFEGRPMVLGLFGVLLRTFEDFRYVGAYAGQARTSVDGTEAESNVLLFRTTVNGKEIHGIDLLHFDEEGRIKEFTVMVRPQSAVLALGQAVHEGLVAAGLAPAPQ, from the coding sequence GTGAACCGGACCGCTACCCATCCCACCGCCGCGCGCTTCCGCGCCCTCGTCGAGCAGGGCGATCTCGGCGCCCTGGAGGAGTTGTTCACTCCGGACGTGCGGCTCTACAGCCCGGTCAAGTTCACGCCCTTCGAGGGGCGGCCCATGGTGCTCGGTCTCTTCGGCGTGCTGCTGCGCACGTTCGAGGACTTCCGGTACGTGGGTGCGTACGCCGGGCAGGCGCGGACCAGCGTCGACGGCACGGAGGCCGAGTCGAACGTGCTGCTGTTCCGCACCACCGTGAACGGCAAGGAGATCCACGGCATCGACCTGCTGCACTTCGACGAGGAGGGGCGGATCAAGGAGTTCACGGTGATGGTGCGCCCGCAGTCGGCGGTCCTTGCGCTCGGGCAGGCGGTCCACGAGGGACTCGTCGCGGCCGGGCTGGCCCCGGCCCCGCAGTGA